The genomic window GTTCAGCTGTGAGCCGCTTTGGTGACGATTTGAACAATATCAGCTCAGTCATTAAAGAACGCACAGTGTAAGATATAACCCGCTGattttctgttctgtctgtaGTCAGGATGTtgaattttctttaacagcagctttgacagTTTTGCAGCTTCGAAGTAAATAATTTGTATAGTAATAACTTACCCAGGGACTTCCACAAGtttaattgttgatatggtgataacattttctatcaaaaaaCTGTTAAATAGTACATAGGAACCTCTTTGCTATTACTCAGTAACATAAAACACTTTTTCGGAATAAACTTGGAAATAAATTTGGGCTGGAGACAGTAACTCCAGAGTGTCTGgttgtgttttgttcctttACGTATGGCCTAGGTAGATCAAGGTAGAACAAACCACCTAATCGCACGACAGCATAACATTTAATCTGTTGCTTTCTCAGTGCCCAGATTAAGACCACAGTAAAGAGGAAGCTCTATGAGGACAACAGAGTCCCTCTCTCATCAGAGTCGCCCCAAAAGACAGTGAAGAAAACcactgttgccatggctacATCTCCAGCATCCATGAATCCATCGGCAGCTGTGAAAGTAGGATTGCAGGGTGCTGCTTCTTTGCCACACACAATTAAAAAGCCCAAAACTGCAGGTGAACAGTGTAAAAATGCCTTTCAGCACATAAGGCATTTTTACATACTTCATGTACTTCTACAACATACTTCAAAAAGTGTCTTGATTCCTTGACAAAGTAGTGAGTTAACTGAATGATCCTTTACATCAGATGTGACACTCAGTGCCCTGAATGACTTGGATGTCAACAGTGATTTGGTGGATATGGAAGGATTAGGAGAGGGttccaccaaaaaaaacaattttgatCAAGGTAGGAGTGTTAGCCTTATGTCTGTCTGATTTAATGGACAGAATCTTATGACTGAATAACTATATTTTGAGGTGTGTGTAAAATTGAATGCAGTGACTAAAGGATACATCTTTATACtttgtgtaaatgttgtgtgtgtgcgccctggtATATTTGAGAACTGTTTCTGAATGTTTTAATTAGTTATGGTCATGGATTAGCTTTGATTGTTGATTGATTCGAGCTTTACACATACTGAGCCTGATTTATTAAGGTGAATATGA from Tachysurus vachellii isolate PV-2020 chromosome 20, HZAU_Pvac_v1, whole genome shotgun sequence includes these protein-coding regions:
- the c20h17orf49 gene encoding chromatin complexes subunit BAP18, which codes for MTSSSAKVGEIFSAAGAAFSKLGELTMQLHPVADSSPAGAKWTETEIEMLRSAVSRFGDDLNNISSVIKERTVAQIKTTVKRKLYEDNRVPLSSESPQKTVKKTTVAMATSPASMNPSAAVKVGLQGAASLPHTIKKPKTADVTLSALNDLDVNSDLVDMEGLGEGSTKKNNFDQECLTLDSSLIMNSSDLPLLSR